The window ACGACATTCGTCAATCCCGTCTACTGCAGTATGGACGCCCTCACTCGGCCTCAGAAGGGTAAGACAAAAACCGCATGGGGGATTGAAACCCTGGCGCAGCGCTATCCAGAAGGTATTTTTGTCGTCGGTGAGTCTCAAACGGCCCTCGAATCTTTAGTCGATCTCATTGAAGCCAATGAAATTCGACCAGCCCTTGTGATTGCTACCCCTGCCAGCTTTTTGGATGTTGATGTGCTGAAAACCCGCTTAAAAAATTGTCTAGTGCCGCATATTCGCATAGAAGGCCGCAAAGGTAATCCGGTGCTAGCTGCAGCCCTCATGAGTGGGCTCGTTGATCTCTCCTGGCAAGCCTACGGTAAAGATCCTCAAGCCTGATTGCTTTGGTTTATCAGGGCTCCTGAGCCAGATATCGTGATAACGCTACGCTACCCAAAAGAAACCGCCCTGGGGCAATGCCCCAGGGCGGTTTCAAGCATATTACCTAATGAGCCAGCCCACTAGCCAAAGCGGCTGGAGGTTGAGGCAATTAGGAAGGCGGCATAGGTGAGGACGTAACCCACAGTAAAGTGAGCCAGACCCACGACACGCGCCTGAACGATGGACAGAGCAACGGGCTTATCCTTCCAGCGAACCAGGTTCGCTAGCGGTGTCCGCTCGTGCGCCCAAACAATCGTCTCAATCAGCTCTTGCCAGTAACCCCGCCAAGAGATCAAGAACATGAATCCAGTTGCCCAGACTAGGTGCCCGAAGAGGAACATCCAAGCCCAAACAGCCAGGTTGTTCATGCCATAGGGGTTGTAGCCGTTAATCAGCTGAGAAGAGTTAAGCCACAGGTAATCCCGTAAC is drawn from Leptolyngbya sp. SIO1E4 and contains these coding sequences:
- a CDS encoding precorrin-8X methylmutase, coding for MEWHVTDAQSLGVIDREIGDHRFTPSEYELVRRAIYATADFEYASLIRFSEHSLTSGAAALAARTTIIVDVPMVQVGIAPFIQTTFVNPVYCSMDALTRPQKGKTKTAWGIETLAQRYPEGIFVVGESQTALESLVDLIEANEIRPALVIATPASFLDVDVLKTRLKNCLVPHIRIEGRKGNPVLAAALMSGLVDLSWQAYGKDPQA